The DNA sequence TCAATAATTGATGTTATTTCTAATGCAAAAGTTCTGACTGTAGCCCCAGGTTTTGCTGACCAGGTTAAAGTACCGGAGAAATCCAAGATTTCGGCAATGACTTTACCAGATTCTTCCATAACTATCATATCTGAAGAAGAGAAAAAAGGCACTGGAGTAAATATTGAATCTGCAAAGGTCATAGTTTCGATAGGACGCGGAATTGGAAAGAAAGAGTCTATATCTGTCGTTGATCCCCTGTTAAAAGTTGTTCATGGCGAACTTGCTGGCTCCAGGCCAGTTTGCTTAGATTATCAATGGCTATCGGAAGATCGGCAGGTCGGATTGTCAGGTAAAAAGGTTAATCCTAATGTGTACATTGCCGTCGGAATATCCGGACAGATCCAACACATTGCCGGAATGCGTGGCTCAAAGATTGTAGTGGCTATTAACAGGGACAAGTCAGCACCAATATTCGAAGAATGCGACTACGGTATCGTTGGAGATCTGTTCCAGATCGTACCAAAACTCGTTGCAGCCATAAGTGGATAGGCTGGTCCTCAGGAAATATTAAACCATCTCTTACATTTGCCTCAAACTGTTCATTTAAACGCACTTGAGAGTACTTATTCTTAGGGTGTTCTTCATTTTCTCACCATTTATAAGCAAAAATCTCTCTTGGATATTAAGCTCGTTTACTACTCCATGAATCAAAAACCCCCAGTCTATCAGGATGAATAGATAAAACAAGGAAACCTGCGAATCCTTTTATTTGTTACGGTGATTTCTTAACA is a window from the Thermoplasmatales archaeon genome containing:
- a CDS encoding electron transfer flavoprotein subunit alpha/FixB family protein, whose product is MKALVFSENSSLAAQVISGLKSVLDFSVAVPKDEADSVSEYGAKEVISLDGNLQTDAIGKKISELMSSYDFLFVPSTVLGREVAGYVSAALGQIAIPEISKFEIADSKCKTSSLSLGGKSIIDVISNAKVLTVAPGFADQVKVPEKSKISAMTLPDSSITIISEEEKKGTGVNIESAKVIVSIGRGIGKKESISVVDPLLKVVHGELAGSRPVCLDYQWLSEDRQVGLSGKKVNPNVYIAVGISGQIQHIAGMRGSKIVVAINRDKSAPIFEECDYGIVGDLFQIVPKLVAAISG